Proteins from one Lonchura striata isolate bLonStr1 chromosome 6, bLonStr1.mat, whole genome shotgun sequence genomic window:
- the KLC1 gene encoding kinesin light chain 1 isoform X5 gives MYENMSTMVYLKEEKLEKLTQDEIIAKTKQVINGLEALKNEHNSILQSLLETLKCLKKDDETNLVEEKSNMIRKSLEMLELGLSEAQVMMALSNHLNAVESEKQKLRAQVRRLCQENQWLRDELANTQQKLQKSEQSVAQLEEEKKHLEFMNQLKKYDDDISPSEDKDTDSTKEPLDDLFPNDEDDQGQGIQQQHSSAAAAAQQGGYEIPARLRTLHNLVIQYASQGRYEVAVPLCKQALEDLEKTSGHDHPDVATMLNILALVYRDQNKYKDAANLLNDALAIREKTLGKDHPAVAATLNNLAVLYGKRGKYKEAEPLCKRALEIREKVLGKDHPDVAKQLNNLALLCQNQGKYEEVEYYYQRALEIYQTKLGPDDPNVAKTKNNLASCYLKQGKFKQAETLYKEILTRAHEREFGSVDDENKPIWMHAEEREECKGKQKDGTSFGEYGGWYKACKVDSPTVTTTLKNLGALYRRQGKFEAAETLEEAAMRSRKQGLDNVHKQRVAEVLNDPESTEKRRSRESLNVDVVKYESGPDGGEEDGTGSLKRSGSFSKLRASLRRSSEKLVRKLKGGNSRDSEPKNPGNEIIV, from the exons ATGTATGAAAACATGTCCACAATGGTGTATTTAAAGGAAGAGAAGTTGGAGAAGCTTACTCAAGATGAAATCATTGCCAAGACAAAGCAAGTTATTAATGGACTAGAGGCACTGAAGAATGAACACAATTCAATTTTACAGAGCTTACTTGAAACACTGAAATGTTTGAAGAAAGATGATGAAACTAATCTGGttgaagaaaaatcaaacatgATTCGAAAGTCACTGGAAATGCTGGAGCTTGGCCTTAGTGAAGCACAG GTAATGATGGCCTTGTCAAATCACTTAAACGCAGTGGAGTCAGAGAAGCAGAAATTGCGGGCTCAGGTTCGCCGACTATGCCAGGAGAATCAGTGGCTACGGGATGAACTCGCCAACACACAGCAGAAACTACAGAAGAGTGAGCAGTCTGTGGCTCAgctggaggaagaaaagaaacatctaGAATTTAtgaatcaattaaaaaaatacgaCGATGATATTTCACCATCG GAGGATAAAGATACAGATTCCACCAAAGAGCCTTTGGATGATCTGTTTCCCAATGATGAAGATGACCAAGGACAAGGAA ttcaacagcagcacagcagtgcagcagctgctgcccaacAAGGTGGCTATGAAATTCCAGCAAGATTACGGACCCTCCATAATCTTGTTATCCAGTATGCTTCCCAGGGTAGATATGAGGTTGCTGTACCTCTCTGTAAACAAGCTCTTGAAGATCTGGAGAAGACTTCAGGTCATGACCATCCTGATGTTGCCACTATGCTGAACATACTTGCTTTGGTGTACAG AGACCAGAACAAATACAAAGATGCAGCAAATCTCCTGAATGATGCCTTGGCCATCCGTGAAAAGACTTTGGGCAAAGATCATCCAGCG GTGGCAGCAACTCTTAACAATCTTGCAGTACTCTATGGTAAAAGGGGAAAGTACAAAGAAGCAGAACCGTTGTGTAAACGAGCTCTGGAAATCAGAGAAAAG GTCCTGGGGAAGGATCACCCTGATGTTGCCAAGCAGTTAAATAACTTGGCTTTGCTATGCCAGAACCAGGGTAAATATGAGGAGGTTGAATATTACTATCAGAGGGCACTTGAAATCTACCAAACTAAGCTGGGACCAGATGATCCAAATGTTGCAAAAACAAAGAACAATCTG GCATCCTGCTATCTAAAACAGGGCAAGTTTAAGCAAGCGGAAACTTTATACAAAGAGATTCTTACTCGTGCTCATGAACGGGAGTTTGGCTCTGTAGATG ATGAAAATAAGCCTATCTGGATGCATGCAGAAGAGAGGGAAGAATGCAAA GGAAAGCAAAAAGATGGCACATCTTTTGGAGAATATGGTGGCTGGTACAAAGCTTGCAAAGTTGATAG TCCAACAGTAACAACTACTTTAAAGAACCTTGGGGCACTTTACAGACGACAGGGCAAATTTGAAGCTGCTGAAACATTAGAAGAGGCAGCAATGAGATCTCGTAAACAG GGTCTTGACAATGTTCACAAACAGAGAGTGGCCGAGGTGCTGAATGACCCTGAGAGCACGGAGAAGCGGCGGAGCAGGGAGAGCCTCAACGTGGATGTGGTAAAGTACGAGAGCGGCCCTGATGGCGGCGAGGAA GATGGCACTGGATCCCTAAAGCGCAGTGGCTCCTTTAGCAAGCTCCGAGCCTCCCTGAGGCGCAGCAGCGAGAAGCTGGTTAGGAAGCTGAAGGGAGGAAATTCCCGGGACAGTGAACCAAAGAACCCAGG
- the KLC1 gene encoding kinesin light chain 1 isoform X1, protein MYENMSTMVYLKEEKLEKLTQDEIIAKTKQVINGLEALKNEHNSILQSLLETLKCLKKDDETNLVEEKSNMIRKSLEMLELGLSEAQVMMALSNHLNAVESEKQKLRAQVRRLCQENQWLRDELANTQQKLQKSEQSVAQLEEEKKHLEFMNQLKKYDDDISPSEDKDTDSTKEPLDDLFPNDEDDQGQGIQQQHSSAAAAAQQGGYEIPARLRTLHNLVIQYASQGRYEVAVPLCKQALEDLEKTSGHDHPDVATMLNILALVYRDQNKYKDAANLLNDALAIREKTLGKDHPAVAATLNNLAVLYGKRGKYKEAEPLCKRALEIREKVLGKDHPDVAKQLNNLALLCQNQGKYEEVEYYYQRALEIYQTKLGPDDPNVAKTKNNLASCYLKQGKFKQAETLYKEILTRAHEREFGSVDDENKPIWMHAEEREECKGKQKDGTSFGEYGGWYKACKVDSPTVTTTLKNLGALYRRQGKFEAAETLEEAAMRSRKQGLDNVHKQRVAEVLNDPESTEKRRSRESLNVDVVKYESGPDGGEEVSMSVEWNGDGTGSLKRSGSFSKLRASLRRSSEKLVRKLKGGNSRDSEPKNPGMKRASSLNVLNMGGKATEDHFQERNNCLTDSRALSASHSDLVH, encoded by the exons ATGTATGAAAACATGTCCACAATGGTGTATTTAAAGGAAGAGAAGTTGGAGAAGCTTACTCAAGATGAAATCATTGCCAAGACAAAGCAAGTTATTAATGGACTAGAGGCACTGAAGAATGAACACAATTCAATTTTACAGAGCTTACTTGAAACACTGAAATGTTTGAAGAAAGATGATGAAACTAATCTGGttgaagaaaaatcaaacatgATTCGAAAGTCACTGGAAATGCTGGAGCTTGGCCTTAGTGAAGCACAG GTAATGATGGCCTTGTCAAATCACTTAAACGCAGTGGAGTCAGAGAAGCAGAAATTGCGGGCTCAGGTTCGCCGACTATGCCAGGAGAATCAGTGGCTACGGGATGAACTCGCCAACACACAGCAGAAACTACAGAAGAGTGAGCAGTCTGTGGCTCAgctggaggaagaaaagaaacatctaGAATTTAtgaatcaattaaaaaaatacgaCGATGATATTTCACCATCG GAGGATAAAGATACAGATTCCACCAAAGAGCCTTTGGATGATCTGTTTCCCAATGATGAAGATGACCAAGGACAAGGAA ttcaacagcagcacagcagtgcagcagctgctgcccaacAAGGTGGCTATGAAATTCCAGCAAGATTACGGACCCTCCATAATCTTGTTATCCAGTATGCTTCCCAGGGTAGATATGAGGTTGCTGTACCTCTCTGTAAACAAGCTCTTGAAGATCTGGAGAAGACTTCAGGTCATGACCATCCTGATGTTGCCACTATGCTGAACATACTTGCTTTGGTGTACAG AGACCAGAACAAATACAAAGATGCAGCAAATCTCCTGAATGATGCCTTGGCCATCCGTGAAAAGACTTTGGGCAAAGATCATCCAGCG GTGGCAGCAACTCTTAACAATCTTGCAGTACTCTATGGTAAAAGGGGAAAGTACAAAGAAGCAGAACCGTTGTGTAAACGAGCTCTGGAAATCAGAGAAAAG GTCCTGGGGAAGGATCACCCTGATGTTGCCAAGCAGTTAAATAACTTGGCTTTGCTATGCCAGAACCAGGGTAAATATGAGGAGGTTGAATATTACTATCAGAGGGCACTTGAAATCTACCAAACTAAGCTGGGACCAGATGATCCAAATGTTGCAAAAACAAAGAACAATCTG GCATCCTGCTATCTAAAACAGGGCAAGTTTAAGCAAGCGGAAACTTTATACAAAGAGATTCTTACTCGTGCTCATGAACGGGAGTTTGGCTCTGTAGATG ATGAAAATAAGCCTATCTGGATGCATGCAGAAGAGAGGGAAGAATGCAAA GGAAAGCAAAAAGATGGCACATCTTTTGGAGAATATGGTGGCTGGTACAAAGCTTGCAAAGTTGATAG TCCAACAGTAACAACTACTTTAAAGAACCTTGGGGCACTTTACAGACGACAGGGCAAATTTGAAGCTGCTGAAACATTAGAAGAGGCAGCAATGAGATCTCGTAAACAG GGTCTTGACAATGTTCACAAACAGAGAGTGGCCGAGGTGCTGAATGACCCTGAGAGCACGGAGAAGCGGCGGAGCAGGGAGAGCCTCAACGTGGATGTGGTAAAGTACGAGAGCGGCCCTGATGGCGGCGAGGAAGTGAGTATGAGCGTAGAGTGGAACGGG GATGGCACTGGATCCCTAAAGCGCAGTGGCTCCTTTAGCAAGCTCCGAGCCTCCCTGAGGCGCAGCAGCGAGAAGCTGGTTAGGAAGCTGAAGGGAGGAAATTCCCGGGACAGTGAACCAAAGAACCCAGG
- the KLC1 gene encoding kinesin light chain 1 isoform X3: MYENMSTMVYLKEEKLEKLTQDEIIAKTKQVINGLEALKNEHNSILQSLLETLKCLKKDDETNLVEEKSNMIRKSLEMLELGLSEAQVMMALSNHLNAVESEKQKLRAQVRRLCQENQWLRDELANTQQKLQKSEQSVAQLEEEKKHLEFMNQLKKYDDDISPSEDKDTDSTKEPLDDLFPNDEDDQGQGIQQQHSSAAAAAQQGGYEIPARLRTLHNLVIQYASQGRYEVAVPLCKQALEDLEKTSGHDHPDVATMLNILALVYRDQNKYKDAANLLNDALAIREKTLGKDHPAVAATLNNLAVLYGKRGKYKEAEPLCKRALEIREKVLGKDHPDVAKQLNNLALLCQNQGKYEEVEYYYQRALEIYQTKLGPDDPNVAKTKNNLASCYLKQGKFKQAETLYKEILTRAHEREFGSVDDENKPIWMHAEEREECKGKQKDGTSFGEYGGWYKACKVDSPTVTTTLKNLGALYRRQGKFEAAETLEEAAMRSRKQGLDNVHKQRVAEVLNDPESTEKRRSRESLNVDVVKYESGPDGGEEDGTGSLKRSGSFSKLRASLRRSSEKLVRKLKGGNSRDSEPKNPGMKRASSLNVLNMGGKATEDHFQERNNCLTDSRALSASHSDLVH; the protein is encoded by the exons ATGTATGAAAACATGTCCACAATGGTGTATTTAAAGGAAGAGAAGTTGGAGAAGCTTACTCAAGATGAAATCATTGCCAAGACAAAGCAAGTTATTAATGGACTAGAGGCACTGAAGAATGAACACAATTCAATTTTACAGAGCTTACTTGAAACACTGAAATGTTTGAAGAAAGATGATGAAACTAATCTGGttgaagaaaaatcaaacatgATTCGAAAGTCACTGGAAATGCTGGAGCTTGGCCTTAGTGAAGCACAG GTAATGATGGCCTTGTCAAATCACTTAAACGCAGTGGAGTCAGAGAAGCAGAAATTGCGGGCTCAGGTTCGCCGACTATGCCAGGAGAATCAGTGGCTACGGGATGAACTCGCCAACACACAGCAGAAACTACAGAAGAGTGAGCAGTCTGTGGCTCAgctggaggaagaaaagaaacatctaGAATTTAtgaatcaattaaaaaaatacgaCGATGATATTTCACCATCG GAGGATAAAGATACAGATTCCACCAAAGAGCCTTTGGATGATCTGTTTCCCAATGATGAAGATGACCAAGGACAAGGAA ttcaacagcagcacagcagtgcagcagctgctgcccaacAAGGTGGCTATGAAATTCCAGCAAGATTACGGACCCTCCATAATCTTGTTATCCAGTATGCTTCCCAGGGTAGATATGAGGTTGCTGTACCTCTCTGTAAACAAGCTCTTGAAGATCTGGAGAAGACTTCAGGTCATGACCATCCTGATGTTGCCACTATGCTGAACATACTTGCTTTGGTGTACAG AGACCAGAACAAATACAAAGATGCAGCAAATCTCCTGAATGATGCCTTGGCCATCCGTGAAAAGACTTTGGGCAAAGATCATCCAGCG GTGGCAGCAACTCTTAACAATCTTGCAGTACTCTATGGTAAAAGGGGAAAGTACAAAGAAGCAGAACCGTTGTGTAAACGAGCTCTGGAAATCAGAGAAAAG GTCCTGGGGAAGGATCACCCTGATGTTGCCAAGCAGTTAAATAACTTGGCTTTGCTATGCCAGAACCAGGGTAAATATGAGGAGGTTGAATATTACTATCAGAGGGCACTTGAAATCTACCAAACTAAGCTGGGACCAGATGATCCAAATGTTGCAAAAACAAAGAACAATCTG GCATCCTGCTATCTAAAACAGGGCAAGTTTAAGCAAGCGGAAACTTTATACAAAGAGATTCTTACTCGTGCTCATGAACGGGAGTTTGGCTCTGTAGATG ATGAAAATAAGCCTATCTGGATGCATGCAGAAGAGAGGGAAGAATGCAAA GGAAAGCAAAAAGATGGCACATCTTTTGGAGAATATGGTGGCTGGTACAAAGCTTGCAAAGTTGATAG TCCAACAGTAACAACTACTTTAAAGAACCTTGGGGCACTTTACAGACGACAGGGCAAATTTGAAGCTGCTGAAACATTAGAAGAGGCAGCAATGAGATCTCGTAAACAG GGTCTTGACAATGTTCACAAACAGAGAGTGGCCGAGGTGCTGAATGACCCTGAGAGCACGGAGAAGCGGCGGAGCAGGGAGAGCCTCAACGTGGATGTGGTAAAGTACGAGAGCGGCCCTGATGGCGGCGAGGAA GATGGCACTGGATCCCTAAAGCGCAGTGGCTCCTTTAGCAAGCTCCGAGCCTCCCTGAGGCGCAGCAGCGAGAAGCTGGTTAGGAAGCTGAAGGGAGGAAATTCCCGGGACAGTGAACCAAAGAACCCAGG
- the KLC1 gene encoding kinesin light chain 1 isoform X2: MYENMSTMVYLKEEKLEKLTQDEIIAKTKQVINGLEALKNEHNSILQSLLETLKCLKKDDETNLVEEKSNMIRKSLEMLELGLSEAQVMMALSNHLNAVESEKQKLRAQVRRLCQENQWLRDELANTQQKLQKSEQSVAQLEEEKKHLEFMNQLKKYDDDISPSEDKDTDSTKEPLDDLFPNDEDDQGQGIQQQHSSAAAAAQQGGYEIPARLRTLHNLVIQYASQGRYEVAVPLCKQALEDLEKTSGHDHPDVATMLNILALVYRDQNKYKDAANLLNDALAIREKTLGKDHPAVAATLNNLAVLYGKRGKYKEAEPLCKRALEIREKVLGKDHPDVAKQLNNLALLCQNQGKYEEVEYYYQRALEIYQTKLGPDDPNVAKTKNNLASCYLKQGKFKQAETLYKEILTRAHEREFGSVDDENKPIWMHAEEREECKGKQKDGTSFGEYGGWYKACKVDSPTVTTTLKNLGALYRRQGKFEAAETLEEAAMRSRKQRVAEVLNDPESTEKRRSRESLNVDVVKYESGPDGGEEVSMSVEWNGDGTGSLKRSGSFSKLRASLRRSSEKLVRKLKGGNSRDSEPKNPGMKRASSLNVLNMGGKATEDHFQERNNCLTDSRALSASHSDLVH, encoded by the exons ATGTATGAAAACATGTCCACAATGGTGTATTTAAAGGAAGAGAAGTTGGAGAAGCTTACTCAAGATGAAATCATTGCCAAGACAAAGCAAGTTATTAATGGACTAGAGGCACTGAAGAATGAACACAATTCAATTTTACAGAGCTTACTTGAAACACTGAAATGTTTGAAGAAAGATGATGAAACTAATCTGGttgaagaaaaatcaaacatgATTCGAAAGTCACTGGAAATGCTGGAGCTTGGCCTTAGTGAAGCACAG GTAATGATGGCCTTGTCAAATCACTTAAACGCAGTGGAGTCAGAGAAGCAGAAATTGCGGGCTCAGGTTCGCCGACTATGCCAGGAGAATCAGTGGCTACGGGATGAACTCGCCAACACACAGCAGAAACTACAGAAGAGTGAGCAGTCTGTGGCTCAgctggaggaagaaaagaaacatctaGAATTTAtgaatcaattaaaaaaatacgaCGATGATATTTCACCATCG GAGGATAAAGATACAGATTCCACCAAAGAGCCTTTGGATGATCTGTTTCCCAATGATGAAGATGACCAAGGACAAGGAA ttcaacagcagcacagcagtgcagcagctgctgcccaacAAGGTGGCTATGAAATTCCAGCAAGATTACGGACCCTCCATAATCTTGTTATCCAGTATGCTTCCCAGGGTAGATATGAGGTTGCTGTACCTCTCTGTAAACAAGCTCTTGAAGATCTGGAGAAGACTTCAGGTCATGACCATCCTGATGTTGCCACTATGCTGAACATACTTGCTTTGGTGTACAG AGACCAGAACAAATACAAAGATGCAGCAAATCTCCTGAATGATGCCTTGGCCATCCGTGAAAAGACTTTGGGCAAAGATCATCCAGCG GTGGCAGCAACTCTTAACAATCTTGCAGTACTCTATGGTAAAAGGGGAAAGTACAAAGAAGCAGAACCGTTGTGTAAACGAGCTCTGGAAATCAGAGAAAAG GTCCTGGGGAAGGATCACCCTGATGTTGCCAAGCAGTTAAATAACTTGGCTTTGCTATGCCAGAACCAGGGTAAATATGAGGAGGTTGAATATTACTATCAGAGGGCACTTGAAATCTACCAAACTAAGCTGGGACCAGATGATCCAAATGTTGCAAAAACAAAGAACAATCTG GCATCCTGCTATCTAAAACAGGGCAAGTTTAAGCAAGCGGAAACTTTATACAAAGAGATTCTTACTCGTGCTCATGAACGGGAGTTTGGCTCTGTAGATG ATGAAAATAAGCCTATCTGGATGCATGCAGAAGAGAGGGAAGAATGCAAA GGAAAGCAAAAAGATGGCACATCTTTTGGAGAATATGGTGGCTGGTACAAAGCTTGCAAAGTTGATAG TCCAACAGTAACAACTACTTTAAAGAACCTTGGGGCACTTTACAGACGACAGGGCAAATTTGAAGCTGCTGAAACATTAGAAGAGGCAGCAATGAGATCTCGTAAACAG AGAGTGGCCGAGGTGCTGAATGACCCTGAGAGCACGGAGAAGCGGCGGAGCAGGGAGAGCCTCAACGTGGATGTGGTAAAGTACGAGAGCGGCCCTGATGGCGGCGAGGAAGTGAGTATGAGCGTAGAGTGGAACGGG GATGGCACTGGATCCCTAAAGCGCAGTGGCTCCTTTAGCAAGCTCCGAGCCTCCCTGAGGCGCAGCAGCGAGAAGCTGGTTAGGAAGCTGAAGGGAGGAAATTCCCGGGACAGTGAACCAAAGAACCCAGG
- the KLC1 gene encoding kinesin light chain 1 isoform X4 codes for MYENMSTMVYLKEEKLEKLTQDEIIAKTKQVINGLEALKNEHNSILQSLLETLKCLKKDDETNLVEEKSNMIRKSLEMLELGLSEAQVMMALSNHLNAVESEKQKLRAQVRRLCQENQWLRDELANTQQKLQKSEQSVAQLEEEKKHLEFMNQLKKYDDDISPSEDKDTDSTKEPLDDLFPNDEDDQGQGIQQQHSSAAAAAQQGGYEIPARLRTLHNLVIQYASQGRYEVAVPLCKQALEDLEKTSGHDHPDVATMLNILALVYRDQNKYKDAANLLNDALAIREKTLGKDHPAVAATLNNLAVLYGKRGKYKEAEPLCKRALEIREKVLGKDHPDVAKQLNNLALLCQNQGKYEEVEYYYQRALEIYQTKLGPDDPNVAKTKNNLASCYLKQGKFKQAETLYKEILTRAHEREFGSVDDENKPIWMHAEEREECKGKQKDGTSFGEYGGWYKACKVDSPTVTTTLKNLGALYRRQGKFEAAETLEEAAMRSRKQGLDNVHKQRVAEVLNDPESTEKRRSRESLNVDVVKYESGPDGGEEVSMSVEWNGDGTGSLKRSGSFSKLRASLRRSSEKLVRKLKGGNSRDSEPKNPGNEIIV; via the exons ATGTATGAAAACATGTCCACAATGGTGTATTTAAAGGAAGAGAAGTTGGAGAAGCTTACTCAAGATGAAATCATTGCCAAGACAAAGCAAGTTATTAATGGACTAGAGGCACTGAAGAATGAACACAATTCAATTTTACAGAGCTTACTTGAAACACTGAAATGTTTGAAGAAAGATGATGAAACTAATCTGGttgaagaaaaatcaaacatgATTCGAAAGTCACTGGAAATGCTGGAGCTTGGCCTTAGTGAAGCACAG GTAATGATGGCCTTGTCAAATCACTTAAACGCAGTGGAGTCAGAGAAGCAGAAATTGCGGGCTCAGGTTCGCCGACTATGCCAGGAGAATCAGTGGCTACGGGATGAACTCGCCAACACACAGCAGAAACTACAGAAGAGTGAGCAGTCTGTGGCTCAgctggaggaagaaaagaaacatctaGAATTTAtgaatcaattaaaaaaatacgaCGATGATATTTCACCATCG GAGGATAAAGATACAGATTCCACCAAAGAGCCTTTGGATGATCTGTTTCCCAATGATGAAGATGACCAAGGACAAGGAA ttcaacagcagcacagcagtgcagcagctgctgcccaacAAGGTGGCTATGAAATTCCAGCAAGATTACGGACCCTCCATAATCTTGTTATCCAGTATGCTTCCCAGGGTAGATATGAGGTTGCTGTACCTCTCTGTAAACAAGCTCTTGAAGATCTGGAGAAGACTTCAGGTCATGACCATCCTGATGTTGCCACTATGCTGAACATACTTGCTTTGGTGTACAG AGACCAGAACAAATACAAAGATGCAGCAAATCTCCTGAATGATGCCTTGGCCATCCGTGAAAAGACTTTGGGCAAAGATCATCCAGCG GTGGCAGCAACTCTTAACAATCTTGCAGTACTCTATGGTAAAAGGGGAAAGTACAAAGAAGCAGAACCGTTGTGTAAACGAGCTCTGGAAATCAGAGAAAAG GTCCTGGGGAAGGATCACCCTGATGTTGCCAAGCAGTTAAATAACTTGGCTTTGCTATGCCAGAACCAGGGTAAATATGAGGAGGTTGAATATTACTATCAGAGGGCACTTGAAATCTACCAAACTAAGCTGGGACCAGATGATCCAAATGTTGCAAAAACAAAGAACAATCTG GCATCCTGCTATCTAAAACAGGGCAAGTTTAAGCAAGCGGAAACTTTATACAAAGAGATTCTTACTCGTGCTCATGAACGGGAGTTTGGCTCTGTAGATG ATGAAAATAAGCCTATCTGGATGCATGCAGAAGAGAGGGAAGAATGCAAA GGAAAGCAAAAAGATGGCACATCTTTTGGAGAATATGGTGGCTGGTACAAAGCTTGCAAAGTTGATAG TCCAACAGTAACAACTACTTTAAAGAACCTTGGGGCACTTTACAGACGACAGGGCAAATTTGAAGCTGCTGAAACATTAGAAGAGGCAGCAATGAGATCTCGTAAACAG GGTCTTGACAATGTTCACAAACAGAGAGTGGCCGAGGTGCTGAATGACCCTGAGAGCACGGAGAAGCGGCGGAGCAGGGAGAGCCTCAACGTGGATGTGGTAAAGTACGAGAGCGGCCCTGATGGCGGCGAGGAAGTGAGTATGAGCGTAGAGTGGAACGGG GATGGCACTGGATCCCTAAAGCGCAGTGGCTCCTTTAGCAAGCTCCGAGCCTCCCTGAGGCGCAGCAGCGAGAAGCTGGTTAGGAAGCTGAAGGGAGGAAATTCCCGGGACAGTGAACCAAAGAACCCAGG
- the KLC1 gene encoding kinesin light chain 1 isoform X6 produces MYENMSTMVYLKEEKLEKLTQDEIIAKTKQVINGLEALKNEHNSILQSLLETLKCLKKDDETNLVEEKSNMIRKSLEMLELGLSEAQVMMALSNHLNAVESEKQKLRAQVRRLCQENQWLRDELANTQQKLQKSEQSVAQLEEEKKHLEFMNQLKKYDDDISPSEDKDTDSTKEPLDDLFPNDEDDQGQGIQQQHSSAAAAAQQGGYEIPARLRTLHNLVIQYASQGRYEVAVPLCKQALEDLEKTSGHDHPDVATMLNILALVYRDQNKYKDAANLLNDALAIREKTLGKDHPAVAATLNNLAVLYGKRGKYKEAEPLCKRALEIREKVLGKDHPDVAKQLNNLALLCQNQGKYEEVEYYYQRALEIYQTKLGPDDPNVAKTKNNLASCYLKQGKFKQAETLYKEILTRAHEREFGSVDDENKPIWMHAEEREECKGKQKDGTSFGEYGGWYKACKVDSPTVTTTLKNLGALYRRQGKFEAAETLEEAAMRSRKQGLDNVHKQRVAEVLNDPESTEKRRSRESLNVDVVKYESGPDGGEEVSMSVEWNGA; encoded by the exons ATGTATGAAAACATGTCCACAATGGTGTATTTAAAGGAAGAGAAGTTGGAGAAGCTTACTCAAGATGAAATCATTGCCAAGACAAAGCAAGTTATTAATGGACTAGAGGCACTGAAGAATGAACACAATTCAATTTTACAGAGCTTACTTGAAACACTGAAATGTTTGAAGAAAGATGATGAAACTAATCTGGttgaagaaaaatcaaacatgATTCGAAAGTCACTGGAAATGCTGGAGCTTGGCCTTAGTGAAGCACAG GTAATGATGGCCTTGTCAAATCACTTAAACGCAGTGGAGTCAGAGAAGCAGAAATTGCGGGCTCAGGTTCGCCGACTATGCCAGGAGAATCAGTGGCTACGGGATGAACTCGCCAACACACAGCAGAAACTACAGAAGAGTGAGCAGTCTGTGGCTCAgctggaggaagaaaagaaacatctaGAATTTAtgaatcaattaaaaaaatacgaCGATGATATTTCACCATCG GAGGATAAAGATACAGATTCCACCAAAGAGCCTTTGGATGATCTGTTTCCCAATGATGAAGATGACCAAGGACAAGGAA ttcaacagcagcacagcagtgcagcagctgctgcccaacAAGGTGGCTATGAAATTCCAGCAAGATTACGGACCCTCCATAATCTTGTTATCCAGTATGCTTCCCAGGGTAGATATGAGGTTGCTGTACCTCTCTGTAAACAAGCTCTTGAAGATCTGGAGAAGACTTCAGGTCATGACCATCCTGATGTTGCCACTATGCTGAACATACTTGCTTTGGTGTACAG AGACCAGAACAAATACAAAGATGCAGCAAATCTCCTGAATGATGCCTTGGCCATCCGTGAAAAGACTTTGGGCAAAGATCATCCAGCG GTGGCAGCAACTCTTAACAATCTTGCAGTACTCTATGGTAAAAGGGGAAAGTACAAAGAAGCAGAACCGTTGTGTAAACGAGCTCTGGAAATCAGAGAAAAG GTCCTGGGGAAGGATCACCCTGATGTTGCCAAGCAGTTAAATAACTTGGCTTTGCTATGCCAGAACCAGGGTAAATATGAGGAGGTTGAATATTACTATCAGAGGGCACTTGAAATCTACCAAACTAAGCTGGGACCAGATGATCCAAATGTTGCAAAAACAAAGAACAATCTG GCATCCTGCTATCTAAAACAGGGCAAGTTTAAGCAAGCGGAAACTTTATACAAAGAGATTCTTACTCGTGCTCATGAACGGGAGTTTGGCTCTGTAGATG ATGAAAATAAGCCTATCTGGATGCATGCAGAAGAGAGGGAAGAATGCAAA GGAAAGCAAAAAGATGGCACATCTTTTGGAGAATATGGTGGCTGGTACAAAGCTTGCAAAGTTGATAG TCCAACAGTAACAACTACTTTAAAGAACCTTGGGGCACTTTACAGACGACAGGGCAAATTTGAAGCTGCTGAAACATTAGAAGAGGCAGCAATGAGATCTCGTAAACAG GGTCTTGACAATGTTCACAAACAGAGAGTGGCCGAGGTGCTGAATGACCCTGAGAGCACGGAGAAGCGGCGGAGCAGGGAGAGCCTCAACGTGGATGTGGTAAAGTACGAGAGCGGCCCTGATGGCGGCGAGGAAGTGAGTATGAGCGTAGAGTGGAACGGG GCCTAG